One Candidatus Cloacimonadota bacterium genomic region harbors:
- a CDS encoding protein phosphatase 2C domain-containing protein, with protein sequence MWKYFIESIQGKKTRKNQDYQEVNEREDKLLAIVCDGLGGAPSGEVASRLCVKSIADSFLEEYNPPYTKEWMIEIVKEANRFLYDYSVIHSKCNGMGTTMVALLINNDKGIVANVGDSRLYSYEKDQLVQITEDDSLVWEQFRKGKLKKDEMIRHPSSHLITKHIAMGRDIDLKPFEISIAKKQLFLLCSDGITDYLTDEKIHSLIDMKTTLEENSQKIIEAALNEDSDDDISIILLSNYMS encoded by the coding sequence ATGTGGAAATATTTTATAGAATCGATACAGGGTAAGAAGACCCGTAAGAATCAAGATTATCAGGAAGTTAATGAAAGAGAAGATAAACTATTAGCTATTGTTTGCGATGGTTTAGGTGGTGCTCCAAGTGGAGAGGTCGCCAGTAGATTATGTGTCAAATCTATCGCTGACAGCTTTCTTGAAGAATACAATCCCCCCTATACTAAAGAGTGGATGATAGAGATCGTTAAAGAGGCAAACCGTTTCCTTTATGACTATTCTGTCATTCATTCAAAATGCAACGGTATGGGAACTACAATGGTTGCTCTACTGATCAATAACGATAAGGGCATTGTTGCCAACGTTGGTGACAGTAGATTGTACAGCTATGAGAAAGATCAATTAGTGCAGATCACCGAAGATGATTCGCTTGTCTGGGAGCAATTCCGAAAGGGAAAACTGAAAAAGGATGAGATGATCAGACACCCTTCAAGTCACTTGATCACCAAGCATATAGCGATGGGAAGAGATATTGATCTAAAACCTTTTGAGATCAGTATTGCCAAGAAACAGCTCTTTCTTCTCTGTTCCGATGGTATTACCGATTATTTGACTGACGAGAAGATCCATTCTTTGATCGATATGAAAACCACATTGGAAGAGAACAGTCAAAAGATCATAGAAGCTGCTTTGAATGAAGATTCGGATGATGATATCTCCATTATTCTCCTATCTAATTACATGAGTTGA
- a CDS encoding aminotransferase class V-fold PLP-dependent enzyme — protein MKDYAELFSIEEGYIALNHGSFGACTKEVMQYYIDLQRRMESLTTRFFSIELKPLIIDSLNTLAKFVNASPDNLVFVRNATTAANSVINSLPWEKGDEIVSVNLIYEACRHLLNYLSESKGVVQRIVQLPFPVSNEEEIVNGIMSLVNNKTKLVFLDHVTSETATILPIERIIKQLKVHNIPVFIDGAHAPGMIPLDLEKLAPDFYTGNCHKWLCAPKGSAFLYVSSERQQDMIPTVISFFFRRGDTPQEQFFNSFFWTGTATDYLACCSVKPAIEYLDSIIDGGWQKIMERNRQLVKKGREIIKEVLKLDQYTPDEMTGSMVTFKLNSKADKDPNTNADKLLIKLLDECRIESFIATLYQTDERILRISAHLYNKESEYSKLADCLLKLGYGSHR, from the coding sequence ATGAAAGATTATGCCGAATTGTTCAGTATAGAAGAGGGGTATATAGCCCTCAATCATGGTAGTTTTGGAGCTTGTACGAAAGAGGTGATGCAATATTACATCGATCTGCAAAGGCGCATGGAGAGTCTGACTACCAGGTTTTTCTCGATAGAACTAAAACCTTTGATCATAGATTCTTTGAACACTTTAGCTAAATTCGTTAACGCTTCTCCCGATAATCTCGTTTTTGTCAGGAACGCTACAACTGCTGCCAATTCGGTGATCAATTCATTACCTTGGGAGAAGGGTGATGAGATCGTATCTGTCAATCTCATTTATGAAGCATGCAGACATCTATTGAACTATCTCTCTGAGAGCAAAGGGGTCGTGCAAAGAATAGTTCAGCTTCCTTTTCCAGTGAGCAATGAAGAGGAGATAGTAAACGGTATCATGAGTCTGGTTAATAATAAAACCAAACTCGTCTTTCTCGATCATGTAACGAGTGAAACGGCAACGATCTTACCGATAGAGAGGATCATTAAGCAATTAAAAGTCCATAATATCCCGGTTTTTATTGATGGTGCTCATGCTCCGGGCATGATTCCACTTGATCTGGAAAAATTAGCTCCTGATTTCTATACGGGGAATTGTCATAAATGGCTCTGTGCCCCTAAAGGGTCGGCTTTCTTATATGTCTCTTCTGAAAGACAGCAAGATATGATCCCCACCGTTATCAGTTTCTTTTTCCGCAGAGGGGATACTCCGCAAGAACAGTTCTTCAATTCTTTTTTCTGGACAGGTACTGCAACCGATTATCTGGCCTGCTGTTCAGTAAAACCGGCTATCGAGTATCTTGATAGTATAATAGATGGTGGCTGGCAGAAAATTATGGAACGCAATCGACAACTTGTTAAAAAGGGGAGAGAGATCATTAAAGAAGTTCTTAAACTCGATCAATATACACCCGATGAGATGACCGGTTCAATGGTAACATTCAAACTCAATTCCAAAGCTGACAAAGATCCCAACACCAATGCAGATAAACTGCTTATCAAACTGCTCGATGAATGCCGGATAGAGTCTTTTATCGCCACTCTCTATCAAACCGATGAAAGAATCTTAAGAATAAGTGCTCATCTCTACAACAAAGAGAGTGAATATAGCAAGTTAGCCGACTGTTTGCTTAAACTCGGCTACGGCTCCCATAGATGA
- a CDS encoding tetratricopeptide repeat protein, with translation MFWKICLLTLVLLAVTLQLSAIFDNDEIFQRGVNAYQERNYELALQSFLHLTEEGVVNAKLYYNIGNTYFRLDNIGHAILYYKKGLRLEPYNQTLQNNLRYSLSLTQDRQVIEETNPILRIVDQIVFTLPLNTLFIIILALFILVVLIINVIIILFSGKEKTIPLFILTIIIFLLLISGGITYYRWQHLHNDSEAVLTASSTTGFSGPADDYESIFRIHEGMIFRINMTQNGWSQITLPSGIIGWIRNDTFQRVHIEV, from the coding sequence ATGTTCTGGAAAATTTGTTTGTTAACTCTGGTACTGTTAGCAGTAACACTACAATTATCGGCGATCTTTGATAATGACGAGATCTTTCAGAGGGGAGTCAACGCCTATCAAGAACGAAATTACGAATTAGCTCTCCAGTCATTTCTTCATCTAACAGAGGAGGGGGTTGTAAATGCCAAACTGTATTATAATATCGGTAATACCTATTTCCGTTTAGATAACATTGGTCACGCTATCCTCTATTATAAAAAAGGGTTACGTCTTGAGCCATATAATCAAACGTTGCAAAATAATCTTAGGTATTCATTATCTCTGACTCAGGACAGACAAGTAATAGAAGAAACCAATCCAATTTTAAGGATTGTCGATCAAATAGTGTTTACTTTACCCTTAAACACGCTTTTTATTATAATCTTAGCCCTTTTCATTCTGGTTGTCTTGATTATCAATGTAATAATAATCTTATTTTCCGGAAAAGAGAAGACTATACCCTTATTTATCCTCACTATCATTATTTTCCTGTTGCTTATCAGCGGAGGGATAACCTACTATCGTTGGCAACACTTGCATAATGATTCGGAAGCTGTTCTGACTGCATCTTCCACAACCGGATTCAGCGGACCTGCAGATGATTATGAAAGCATTTTCCGCATCCACGAAGGAATGATCTTCAGAATAAATATGACACAAAACGGCTGGAGTCAGATAACCCTACCATCAGGTATCATAGGTTGGATCCGAAATGACACATTTCAAAGAGTTCATATAGAGGTTTAG
- a CDS encoding LPP20 family lipoprotein: MKFKNLIVLAVIGLLILTACSSGKSSKAKLTQAFHPDWYDLQDNPEYVYTYGQAEKVSQNASEQAAYANAMQEAANYVEAHVQSLIKNYTEEAGVKDPQVLALTSSVARVISNAKFSGTQISKRESYIKEDGRYQTFIRVSIPKDEINRNLRNQIRNEEALYNQFKASQAFQELDHLLEQQQ, from the coding sequence ATGAAATTTAAGAATTTAATAGTATTAGCAGTAATTGGTCTATTAATTTTGACAGCATGTTCTTCCGGTAAATCATCAAAAGCTAAGTTAACACAAGCATTTCATCCTGATTGGTATGATCTACAGGATAATCCTGAATACGTCTATACCTATGGACAAGCAGAGAAAGTAAGCCAAAATGCTTCTGAACAAGCTGCCTATGCTAATGCCATGCAGGAAGCTGCTAACTATGTAGAAGCACACGTTCAGAGTTTGATTAAGAACTATACCGAAGAAGCCGGTGTTAAAGACCCGCAGGTTTTAGCTTTAACAAGCAGTGTAGCCAGAGTTATTTCCAATGCTAAATTCTCCGGTACCCAGATATCAAAAAGAGAATCTTATATTAAAGAAGATGGTAGATATCAAACATTTATCAGAGTCAGTATACCTAAAGACGAGATCAATCGCAACCTGCGCAATCAGATCAGAAATGAAGAGGCACTTTATAATCAATTCAAAGCTTCTCAGGCGTTTCAAGAATTAGACCATCTCCTTGAACAACAGCAATAG